In Janthinobacterium rivuli, a single genomic region encodes these proteins:
- a CDS encoding GNAT family N-acetyltransferase: MSNTIRAATRADLPLLAQVERSAAILFAQAGPELAWLAHGEPLPLETLQALQQDGGVWVAADGQDAPAGFLAAQPLDGQLFIVELSVALPQQRQGLGARLLDAAAAHARALGCAWLTLSTYRHLPWNAPYYARHGFSEIEAVALGAGHALKLAREAQDGHDPALRCLMRKPLAR, from the coding sequence ATGAGCAACACCATCCGCGCGGCCACCCGTGCCGACCTGCCGTTGCTGGCCCAGGTCGAACGCAGCGCCGCAATCCTGTTTGCCCAGGCCGGCCCCGAACTGGCCTGGCTGGCGCATGGCGAACCCTTGCCACTGGAGACCTTGCAGGCGCTGCAGCAGGATGGCGGCGTGTGGGTGGCCGCCGATGGGCAGGATGCGCCAGCGGGTTTCCTGGCCGCCCAGCCGCTCGACGGCCAGTTGTTCATCGTGGAATTGTCCGTTGCACTGCCGCAGCAACGGCAGGGACTGGGCGCGCGCCTGCTCGACGCGGCGGCGGCCCATGCCCGGGCGCTGGGCTGCGCCTGGCTGACACTGAGCACGTATCGCCACCTGCCATGGAACGCGCCCTACTATGCGCGCCATGGCTTCAGCGAAATCGAGGCCGTGGCGCTGGGCGCTGGGCATGCGCTCAAGCTGGCGCGCGAAGCGCAGGACGGGCACGATCCGGCGCTGCGCTGCCTGATGCGCAAGCCGCTGGCCCGCTGA
- a CDS encoding thiazole synthase has translation MNTATHNDLLTIAGKQYQSRLLVGSGKYKDLPQTREATDAAEAQIITVAIRRVNIGQDPNAPSLLDFVPPDQYTILPNTAGCYNAKDAVYTLQLARELLGGRNLVKLEVLGDEKTLFPHMPETLIAAEALVKDGFDVMVYCSDDPIQAKILEDIGCVAVMPLASLIGSGMGILNPWNLSLIIDQAKVPVLVDAGVGTASDAAIAMELGCDGVLMNTAIAGARDPVRMARAMKLAVRAGREAFLAGRMPRKFAASPSSPMAGRLA, from the coding sequence ATGAATACCGCAACACATAACGACCTGCTGACCATCGCAGGCAAACAGTATCAATCGCGCTTGCTGGTGGGCAGCGGCAAGTACAAGGATTTGCCGCAGACGCGCGAAGCGACGGATGCGGCCGAGGCGCAGATCATCACGGTGGCGATCCGCAGGGTGAATATCGGGCAAGACCCGAACGCGCCCAGCCTGCTGGACTTCGTGCCGCCGGACCAGTACACGATACTGCCGAACACGGCCGGCTGCTACAACGCCAAAGATGCCGTCTACACCCTGCAACTGGCGCGCGAGCTCCTGGGCGGGCGCAATCTGGTGAAGCTGGAAGTACTCGGTGATGAAAAGACGCTGTTTCCGCACATGCCGGAAACGTTGATTGCGGCCGAAGCGCTGGTCAAGGATGGCTTTGACGTGATGGTCTACTGCAGCGACGACCCCATCCAGGCGAAGATACTGGAAGACATCGGCTGCGTGGCCGTCATGCCGCTGGCCTCCCTGATCGGCTCGGGCATGGGCATCTTGAATCCATGGAACTTGTCGCTGATTATCGACCAGGCGAAAGTGCCGGTGCTGGTCGATGCTGGCGTGGGCACGGCGTCGGATGCGGCCATCGCCATGGAACTCGGTTGCGATGGCGTGCTGATGAATACAGCCATTGCCGGCGCGCGCGACCCCGTGCGCATGGCGCGTGCGATGAAGCTGGCCGTGCGGGCCGGACGCGAAGCATTTTTGGCGGGCCGCATGCCGCGCAAGTTTGCCGCCTCGCCGTCGTCGCCGATGGCGGGCCGCCTGGCGTGA
- a CDS encoding UvrD-helicase domain-containing protein has translation MQNLLHNLNPEQLAAVTLPAQHALILAGAGSGKTRVLTTRIAWLIQTQQVSPPGILAVTFTNKAAKEMLTRLSAMLPINTRGMWIGTFHGLCNRLLRTHYRDAALPQTFQILDSQDQLSVIKRLLKANNIDDEKFPPKTVMYFINNAKDQGLRATDVEAYDAHERKMVELYQLYDDQCQREGVVDFAELLLRTYELLSRNQPLREHYQARFRHILVDEFQDTNNLQYNWLKLLAGHGSRDGGALFAVGDDDQSIYAFRGANVGNMSAFEHEFQVKNLIKLEQNYRSHGHILDSANVLIANNSKRLGKNLRTDAGHGEQVRVYEASSDLQEAQWIIEEAKSLIADGASRSEIAILYRSNAQSRVIEHALFSAAIPYHVYGGQRYFQRAEVKHAIAYLQLMDNPHNDSAFLRVVNFPTRGIGMRSIEQLQAASEQYGISLYASVPYVAGKAGSVLAGFVKLIEGVRFETQQLSLPEMVRVVLEASTLLQHYQNEKEGADRIENLEQMVSAASQFISEEGFGQGAPAHLGPAAQAQSGAPVVNQDGIEILDADAPLPAVMSPLSAFLSHASLEAGDNQAQAGQDALQMMTVHSAKGLEFDNVFITGLEEGLFPHESSSKEDNGVEEERRLMYVAITRARKRLYMSFSQTRMLHGQTRYNMKSRFFDELPEESLKWLSPKVQANWFGNRKSAWDEAPRVASLGSDNAIAQKIAQKATGGGWRIGESVAHAKFGEGVIVNIEGGGGNARAQINFGQHGMKVLDLGIAKLERL, from the coding sequence ATGCAAAATCTTCTTCACAACCTCAATCCCGAACAATTGGCTGCCGTCACCTTGCCGGCGCAACATGCGCTGATCCTGGCAGGCGCCGGTTCGGGCAAGACCCGCGTGCTGACCACCCGCATCGCGTGGCTGATCCAGACCCAGCAGGTATCGCCGCCCGGCATCCTGGCCGTGACGTTTACCAATAAAGCCGCCAAGGAAATGCTCACGCGATTGTCGGCCATGCTGCCGATCAATACGCGCGGCATGTGGATCGGCACCTTCCACGGCCTGTGCAACCGCTTGCTGCGTACGCATTACCGCGACGCGGCCTTGCCGCAAACGTTCCAGATCCTCGACTCGCAGGATCAATTGTCGGTGATCAAGCGCTTGTTGAAGGCAAACAACATCGATGATGAAAAATTCCCGCCGAAGACGGTGATGTATTTCATCAACAATGCCAAGGACCAGGGCTTGCGCGCCACGGACGTGGAAGCGTACGACGCGCACGAGCGCAAGATGGTCGAGCTGTACCAGCTGTACGATGACCAGTGCCAGCGCGAAGGCGTCGTCGATTTTGCGGAATTGCTGCTGCGCACGTATGAATTGCTGAGCCGCAACCAGCCCTTGCGTGAACACTATCAGGCGCGCTTCCGCCACATTCTGGTGGACGAGTTCCAGGATACGAACAACCTGCAATACAACTGGCTCAAATTGCTGGCTGGCCACGGCAGCCGCGATGGCGGCGCCCTGTTTGCCGTCGGCGACGATGACCAGAGCATCTACGCCTTCCGCGGCGCCAACGTGGGCAATATGAGCGCCTTTGAGCACGAGTTCCAGGTCAAGAACTTGATCAAGCTGGAGCAGAACTACCGCTCGCATGGTCACATCCTCGACAGCGCCAACGTGTTGATCGCAAACAACAGCAAGCGCCTGGGCAAGAATCTGCGCACGGATGCGGGCCATGGCGAGCAGGTGCGCGTGTATGAAGCCAGTTCCGACCTGCAGGAAGCGCAGTGGATCATCGAAGAGGCGAAAAGCCTGATCGCCGATGGCGCTTCGCGCAGCGAAATCGCGATTCTGTACCGTTCGAATGCGCAGTCGCGCGTGATCGAACATGCGCTGTTTTCGGCCGCGATTCCATATCACGTGTATGGCGGCCAGCGCTACTTCCAGCGCGCCGAGGTCAAGCACGCGATTGCCTATTTGCAGTTGATGGACAATCCGCACAACGATTCGGCCTTCTTGCGCGTGGTCAACTTCCCCACGCGCGGCATCGGCATGCGCTCAATCGAGCAATTGCAGGCCGCCTCGGAACAGTACGGCATTTCGCTGTACGCCTCCGTGCCGTATGTGGCGGGCAAGGCGGGCAGCGTGCTGGCCGGCTTCGTCAAGCTGATCGAAGGCGTGCGCTTTGAAACGCAGCAATTGTCCTTGCCGGAAATGGTCAGAGTGGTGCTGGAAGCGAGTACCTTGCTGCAGCATTACCAGAATGAAAAGGAAGGCGCCGACCGCATCGAGAACTTGGAGCAGATGGTCAGCGCGGCCAGCCAGTTCATTTCCGAGGAAGGTTTCGGCCAGGGCGCACCGGCCCATCTGGGCCCTGCCGCCCAGGCGCAGTCGGGCGCGCCCGTCGTCAACCAGGATGGCATCGAAATTTTAGATGCGGATGCGCCGCTGCCGGCCGTGATGTCGCCGCTCTCCGCCTTCCTGTCGCATGCGTCGCTGGAAGCGGGTGACAACCAGGCGCAGGCGGGCCAGGATGCGCTGCAGATGATGACGGTGCACTCGGCCAAGGGCCTGGAATTCGACAACGTGTTCATCACGGGCCTGGAAGAAGGCCTGTTCCCGCACGAAAGCAGCTCGAAGGAAGACAATGGCGTGGAAGAAGAACGCCGGCTGATGTACGTGGCCATCACGCGCGCGCGCAAGCGGCTGTACATGAGTTTTTCGCAGACGCGCATGCTGCACGGCCAGACGCGCTACAACATGAAGTCGCGTTTCTTTGATGAATTGCCGGAAGAATCGCTGAAATGGCTGTCGCCGAAAGTGCAGGCAAACTGGTTCGGCAACCGCAAGTCGGCCTGGGACGAGGCACCGCGTGTGGCCAGCCTGGGGTCGGACAATGCGATTGCACAAAAGATCGCACAAAAAGCCACGGGCGGCGGCTGGCGCATCGGTGAATCGGTGGCGCACGCCAAGTTCGGCGAAGGCGTGATCGTCAACATCGAAGGCGGCGGCGGCAATGCGCGCGCGCAGATCAATTTCGGACAGCACGGCATGAAGGTGCTGGATCTGGGGATTGCGAAGCTGGAACGGCTGTGA
- a CDS encoding BPSS1780 family membrane protein: protein MEKLPASTGWQWVKQGFTLFRKQPGGMSMLFLGYMFCMLAVSIVPLLGQLLPVILVPVFSVAFVQGCLNIEQGKRVLPSLLISGFRKPAFPSLFGLGVLYILMAIVAIGASTLVDDGLLWKLVTGQLTEEAARAAIPESRLGLGILLAIVLYVPAAMAFCFAAPLIYWKQVSLGKALFFSFFAVWRSLSAFIVFAATWFAISIVTSQLLAIIFGRTQLMMQLMMPLSMILTIIMHCSFYAAYRQIFGLPVDESKTVSLDKSGE from the coding sequence ATGGAAAAATTACCTGCAAGTACAGGTTGGCAATGGGTGAAACAAGGCTTTACCCTGTTTCGCAAGCAACCTGGCGGCATGTCGATGCTGTTTCTCGGCTATATGTTCTGCATGCTGGCCGTCAGCATCGTGCCCCTGCTCGGCCAACTGCTGCCCGTCATCCTCGTCCCCGTCTTTTCCGTCGCCTTCGTGCAAGGCTGCCTGAATATCGAGCAGGGCAAGCGCGTCCTGCCCAGCCTCTTGATCTCGGGCTTCCGCAAGCCGGCTTTTCCTTCCCTGTTCGGCCTGGGCGTGCTGTACATCCTCATGGCCATCGTCGCCATCGGCGCCTCGACCCTGGTCGATGATGGCTTGCTGTGGAAACTGGTCACCGGGCAACTGACGGAAGAAGCGGCACGCGCCGCCATCCCCGAATCGCGCCTGGGCCTGGGCATCCTGCTGGCCATCGTGCTGTACGTGCCGGCCGCCATGGCCTTCTGCTTTGCCGCGCCGCTGATCTACTGGAAACAAGTCAGCCTGGGCAAGGCCCTGTTCTTCAGCTTTTTCGCCGTCTGGCGTTCGCTGTCGGCCTTCATCGTCTTCGCCGCCACCTGGTTCGCCATCAGCATCGTCACCAGCCAGTTGCTGGCCATCATCTTTGGCCGCACGCAGCTGATGATGCAACTGATGATGCCGCTGTCGATGATCTTGACCATCATCATGCATTGCTCGTTCTACGCCGCCTACCGCCAGATCTTCGGCCTGCCCGTCGATGAGAGCAAGACGGTGTCGCTGGACAAGAGCGGCGAGTGA
- the thiE gene encoding thiamine phosphate synthase, which yields MRGLYLVTPNWDDTDRLLDVSEQALHGGVALLQYRHKSADAEQRREQAGALLALARKYGVPFIINDFIELCEELDADGVHVGGTDASVAQVRARLGKDKIIGASCYGDLALARTAEAGGASYVAFGGFYPSLVKKYPLTTPLDIVLQAKREIALPCLVIGGMTPENAAPLAARGADMVAAITSVYQADDVDIAVQQFNQLFAA from the coding sequence ATGCGTGGACTGTATCTGGTCACCCCGAACTGGGACGACACCGATCGCCTGCTCGACGTGAGCGAGCAAGCCTTGCACGGCGGCGTGGCCCTGCTGCAATACCGCCACAAGAGTGCCGACGCGGAGCAGCGGCGCGAACAGGCGGGCGCCTTGCTGGCGCTGGCCCGCAAATATGGCGTGCCTTTTATCATCAATGATTTTATCGAGCTGTGCGAAGAGCTCGACGCGGACGGTGTGCACGTGGGCGGCACGGATGCGTCCGTGGCGCAGGTGCGCGCGCGCCTGGGCAAGGACAAGATCATCGGCGCCTCGTGCTATGGCGACCTGGCCCTGGCAAGGACGGCCGAGGCCGGCGGCGCCAGCTACGTGGCCTTCGGCGGCTTTTATCCGTCGCTGGTAAAAAAATACCCGCTCACGACACCATTGGATATCGTGCTGCAAGCCAAGCGCGAGATCGCCTTGCCGTGCTTGGTGATCGGCGGCATGACGCCGGAGAACGCGGCGCCGCTGGCCGCGCGCGGCGCCGACATGGTGGCGGCCATCACTAGCGTCTATCAAGCGGACGATGTGGATATTGCGGTGCAGCAATTCAATCAATTATTTGCGGCATGA
- a CDS encoding S-(hydroxymethyl)glutathione dehydrogenase/class III alcohol dehydrogenase, translating to MKTKAAIAWKAGAPLTIEEVDLAGPREGEVLVEIKATGICHTDYYTLSGADPEGIFPSILGHEGAGIVVDVGPGVKSLKKDDHVIPLYTPECRQCKFCLSQKTNLCQSIRSTQGRGLMPDATSRFSIDGKPIFHYMGTSTFSNYIVVPEIALAKIREDAPFDKVCYIGCGVTTGVGAVLFTAKVEAGANVVVFGLGGIGLNVIQAAKMVGADKIIGVDINPARQDIARKFGMTHFVNANEVENVVDTIVQLTDGGADYSFECIGNTTTMRQSLECCHKGWGQSIIIGVAAAGQEISTRPFQLVTGRVWKGSAFGGARGRTDVPKIVDWYMEGKLNIDDLITHRLKLDDINQGFDLMKSGESIRSVVLY from the coding sequence ATGAAAACCAAAGCAGCGATTGCATGGAAGGCCGGCGCGCCTTTGACCATCGAAGAAGTCGACCTGGCCGGCCCGCGCGAGGGCGAAGTACTGGTCGAAATCAAGGCCACCGGCATTTGCCACACCGATTACTACACCCTGTCGGGCGCCGATCCGGAAGGCATCTTCCCATCGATCCTCGGCCATGAAGGCGCCGGCATCGTCGTCGACGTGGGTCCAGGCGTGAAAAGCCTGAAAAAGGATGACCACGTCATTCCCCTGTACACGCCGGAATGCCGCCAGTGCAAATTCTGCCTGTCGCAAAAAACCAATTTGTGCCAGTCGATCCGCTCGACCCAGGGCCGCGGCCTGATGCCGGACGCGACCTCGCGCTTCTCCATCGACGGTAAACCCATCTTCCACTACATGGGCACCTCGACCTTCTCCAACTACATCGTCGTGCCGGAAATTGCTCTCGCCAAGATCCGCGAAGACGCACCGTTCGATAAAGTCTGCTACATCGGCTGCGGCGTCACCACCGGCGTGGGCGCCGTGCTGTTTACGGCCAAGGTCGAGGCGGGCGCCAACGTGGTCGTGTTCGGCCTGGGCGGCATCGGCTTGAACGTGATCCAGGCAGCGAAAATGGTCGGCGCGGACAAGATCATCGGCGTCGACATCAACCCGGCGCGCCAGGACATCGCGCGCAAGTTCGGCATGACGCATTTCGTCAACGCCAACGAGGTGGAAAACGTGGTCGACACCATCGTGCAGCTGACGGACGGCGGCGCCGACTATTCGTTTGAATGCATCGGCAACACCACCACCATGCGCCAGTCGCTCGAGTGCTGCCACAAGGGCTGGGGCCAGTCCATCATCATCGGCGTGGCGGCGGCCGGCCAGGAAATTTCCACGCGTCCATTCCAGCTGGTGACGGGGCGCGTGTGGAAAGGCTCCGCTTTCGGCGGCGCGCGCGGCCGTACGGACGTGCCAAAGATCGTCGACTGGTATATGGAAGGCAAGCTCAATATCGACGATTTGATCACGCACCGTTTGAAGCTCGATGACATCAACCAGGGTTTTGACCTGATGAAGAGCGGTGAATCGATCCGCTCCGTCGTGTTGTACTAA
- the thiS gene encoding sulfur carrier protein ThiS translates to MISITLNGAPHQVPPGQTLDQLIAALSLENQALALAVNRNVVPRKAWPGQVLQTQDQVEIVRAIGGG, encoded by the coding sequence TTGATATCCATCACGCTCAACGGCGCACCGCACCAGGTGCCGCCGGGGCAAACCCTGGACCAACTGATCGCCGCCCTGTCGCTGGAAAACCAGGCGCTGGCGCTGGCCGTCAACCGCAATGTCGTGCCGCGCAAGGCGTGGCCGGGGCAGGTCTTGCAGACGCAAGACCAAGTGGAAATCGTCCGCGCCATCGGCGGCGGCTGA
- a CDS encoding ANTAR domain-containing response regulator encodes MSQPAAAKRLILIVDDDQLLLEFLGEVLRHAGYETALAHSAEVALQLIAQREPDLALLDIHMPGMSGLELAKRLHGETAVPFMFLSGSGDSESGKQAAAYGAVGYVVKPVDEARLMPAFEAGLARADEIRQLRRTELNLNAALAAGRETSLAVGLLMGKFQTDRNTAFEVLRDHARSSRRKINEIASQLLLAEETLNGLHGAFLNRAKAK; translated from the coding sequence ATGAGTCAGCCAGCCGCCGCGAAACGCCTTATCCTGATCGTTGACGATGACCAGCTCCTGTTGGAATTCCTCGGCGAAGTCCTGCGCCATGCCGGCTATGAGACGGCCCTGGCCCATTCGGCCGAAGTGGCGTTGCAGCTGATCGCCCAGCGCGAGCCGGACCTGGCCCTGCTCGACATCCATATGCCGGGCATGTCCGGCCTGGAACTGGCCAAGCGCCTGCATGGCGAAACGGCCGTGCCGTTCATGTTCCTGTCCGGCAGCGGCGACAGCGAATCGGGCAAGCAGGCGGCCGCCTACGGCGCCGTCGGTTACGTGGTGAAACCCGTCGACGAAGCCCGCTTGATGCCGGCGTTTGAAGCGGGCCTGGCGCGCGCCGATGAAATCCGCCAGCTGCGCCGTACCGAGCTGAACCTGAACGCGGCCCTGGCTGCGGGCCGCGAAACGAGTCTGGCCGTGGGCTTGCTGATGGGCAAATTCCAGACGGACCGCAACACGGCTTTCGAAGTGCTGCGCGACCACGCCCGTTCCAGCCGCCGCAAGATCAATGAAATCGCCAGCCAGCTGCTGCTGGCCGAGGAAACCCTGAACGGCTTGCACGGCGCCTTCCTCAACCGCGCGAAAGCCAAGTAA
- a CDS encoding homoserine kinase, with protein sequence MAVFTALHLDDIGQWITQFPLGKPLALKGIASGIENSNFFLSTERGEYVLTIFENLSFEQLPFYLQLMRHLADRGVLVPAPIANADGELVTALQGKPAAIVSKLDGSSQMAPQAVHCAAVGAMLAKMHLAAQDFPLQQPNLRGLDWWNTTTPLVLHHLDDARAHLLRAEIHFQDAFAACDTYKAIPRGPVHADLFRNNVMFDGEQLTGFFDFYFAGCDTWLFDVAVTVNDWCVDLDTGVLDTARVRALLDAYQAVRPFTQEEQTAWQAMLRAAALRFWLSRLYDYYQPREAEMLTPHDPAHFERILRERIATPAPELF encoded by the coding sequence ATGGCAGTTTTTACCGCGCTACACCTGGACGATATCGGCCAGTGGATCACGCAATTTCCACTCGGCAAACCTCTGGCGCTCAAGGGCATCGCGTCCGGCATCGAAAACAGCAATTTCTTCCTGAGCACGGAGCGCGGCGAGTATGTGCTGACGATCTTTGAAAACCTCAGTTTCGAGCAATTGCCGTTCTATCTGCAACTGATGCGCCATTTGGCGGACCGGGGCGTGCTCGTGCCGGCGCCGATCGCCAATGCCGATGGCGAACTGGTGACGGCCCTGCAAGGCAAGCCGGCCGCCATCGTCAGCAAACTCGACGGCAGCTCGCAGATGGCGCCGCAAGCCGTGCATTGCGCGGCTGTCGGCGCCATGCTGGCAAAAATGCACCTGGCGGCGCAGGACTTCCCCCTGCAACAGCCGAATCTGCGTGGCCTGGACTGGTGGAACACCACCACGCCGCTGGTCTTGCACCACCTCGACGATGCCAGGGCGCATCTGCTGCGCGCGGAAATCCATTTCCAGGACGCCTTTGCTGCCTGCGATACCTATAAAGCCATCCCGCGCGGTCCCGTGCATGCCGACTTATTCCGCAACAACGTCATGTTTGACGGCGAGCAACTGACGGGTTTTTTCGACTTTTACTTTGCCGGCTGCGACACCTGGCTGTTCGACGTGGCCGTCACCGTCAACGACTGGTGCGTGGACCTGGACACGGGCGTGCTCGACACGGCAAGAGTGCGCGCCCTGCTCGACGCCTACCAGGCCGTGCGCCCGTTTACGCAGGAAGAACAGACGGCATGGCAAGCGATGCTGCGCGCCGCCGCGCTGCGCTTCTGGCTGTCGCGCCTGTACGATTATTACCAGCCGCGCGAAGCGGAAATGCTGACCCCGCACGATCCGGCGCATTTCGAACGCATTCTGCGCGAACGTATCGCCACACCTGCTCCGGAACTGTTTTAA
- the thiD gene encoding bifunctional hydroxymethylpyrimidine kinase/phosphomethylpyrimidine kinase: MRHTVLVFAGADPSGGAGIAADIVAIAAQGAHALPVITALTVQDNDRVFGVQAVAPELLRRQALALIDKMAIHAVKIGIPGSAANAAVIAQLIAQLRQARPGLPVVLDPVLASGHGDVLSRDDAVQALAPLLPVTTVIVPNGPEAAALGGEDNLLAQGCQNVLVTGGHGDGEVIVNRWFDGAGGEREWRWPRLPGEFHGSGCTLASAIAARLALGQALPEALDLAQRYCHAALAGAYAIAPGQLMPQRFIQ; the protein is encoded by the coding sequence ATGCGCCACACTGTGCTCGTGTTTGCCGGCGCCGACCCGTCGGGTGGCGCCGGCATCGCCGCCGATATCGTGGCCATTGCCGCGCAGGGCGCGCATGCATTGCCCGTCATCACGGCCTTGACGGTGCAGGACAACGACAGGGTTTTTGGCGTGCAGGCGGTGGCGCCGGAGCTATTGCGCCGGCAGGCGCTGGCGCTGATCGACAAGATGGCGATTCATGCCGTGAAGATCGGCATTCCCGGCAGCGCCGCGAATGCGGCCGTCATCGCGCAGCTGATCGCGCAATTGCGGCAGGCCCGCCCAGGCTTGCCCGTGGTGCTCGATCCCGTGCTGGCCAGCGGCCATGGTGATGTGCTGAGCCGGGACGATGCCGTACAGGCGCTGGCGCCCTTGCTGCCGGTGACGACCGTCATCGTACCGAACGGGCCGGAAGCGGCGGCCCTCGGTGGCGAGGACAACTTGCTTGCGCAAGGCTGTCAGAACGTGCTGGTGACGGGCGGCCATGGCGACGGCGAGGTGATCGTCAACCGCTGGTTTGACGGCGCTGGCGGCGAGCGCGAGTGGCGCTGGCCCCGTCTTCCCGGCGAATTTCACGGCAGCGGCTGCACCCTGGCGTCGGCCATCGCGGCGCGCCTGGCATTGGGCCAGGCGTTGCCCGAAGCGCTGGATCTGGCGCAACGCTATTGCCACGCGGCCCTGGCCGGCGCGTATGCGATTGCGCCAGGTCAACTCATGCCGCAACGATTCATTCAATAA